TCGTCGCCCTCTACTGGCGGCGAACGACCCGGAGCGGACTCGCCGCGGGGATCGTCGTCTCGCAGGTCGTCTATCTCGCGTTCAATTTCCTCCCCGAGACCGCCGTCGGCTCGGTCGTCCTGTTCTCGGACACCTATCTCGGCTGGGGGATCTCGATCTACGGTATGCTGGTGGGACTCGTCGTGACGGTCCTCGTCTCCGCGGTGACGTCGCAGACGGCAGCGTCGGACACCGAGATATACTTCGAGGGGCTACGCGCCGACTGAGAACCGGAACAAGAGACCTACGGCTTCGGAACGATCGTCACGGGCACTCGACACTCCTCGAGCAGTCGATCCTCGACCCGCTTTCCCCGCGCCCGGTCGAAAAACGACGACAGTTCGTGTCCGAGCACGACCAGATCGGAGTCTCTGGCGTTCGTCTCGGCGATGATGCCGTCGCGGACGCTCGCTTTCGTCTCCTTCGACAACCGTTTCACCACCGTCTCGACCTCGAACGCGTGTTTGTCGCTCTTCGATTCGATCTCCTTGGTCGCGACGTCCGCGGGTGGATCCGGATCCCGGTCGGTGAAGTGGATCGCGGTGACCGTCACCGACGGATCGTCGCCGTACGTCTCCACGAGGTATCGGAGCGCGCCCTCGCCGGACGGCGCGACGCGAAATGGAAAGAGAATGTGCACAGCGGCGCTAATCGACGACCGGATATATCGCTTGTCCCGGATGCGACGCGGTGGGAACGCGCTCCCGAGCGTCGATTCGACCGGGGTCAGTCGTCGGCCGCCGCGACCGCCTCCCCGTGGGTCACCTCGTCGCCGAGCAGTTCGATGAACCCCGCGAGCCACTCGGGGTGATCCGGCCACGCCTGCCCCGTCACGAGGTTTCGGTCCGTGACGACGCCGTCAACCCACGAGTAGCCTGCCGCCTCGCACTCGGCTCTGACCGCGGGGTAGGAGGTGAAAGCAGCTATGAGCCAGCCGCCTCTGGGACGAATACAAAGCCATTAGTCACGATTAGTTCAGTTGCAGTCGACGCATTCGAGGAGATGGCCCACCGTTCGGTCAACGGCGGCGTTGGCGCACTCGTCGGTGAAACTTTCTTGATAGTGGTAATATACAGCCGCGAGTCAGCCCCAGTCACGCTCCTTGAATCACGATTTGGCGGTGAGAGTCGGAATTCGCTCCTCGAACAGCCGGTCAAGTGCCGTCCAGAGGATTTCCGTTGGAACTGTTTTGCTGAACCGCGCCCGCTCGTGGCCGTCGTCGCCGTTCTGCGGATTCTCGTATTGGAAATGCAGTGGGCCAAGCTCTGGATGGTCGTCGTCTCGGTGCCACCCACAATTGAATCCGGTATTCGGATTGGCGTAGTGAACCCGATAGAACGCTTCCTCACCGGTGAATCGCCATTCGACAGCCAGCGTCGGTGTCTCAGGTCCGGCGGGCGGAATGACACGGTCGGGATCGACTTCGGCCTGCAGATACCGTTTGGCGATACTATCTGGCTTGTAGACGACGTTCGTGGTGACAGGATGGCGTTTCAGCACATCTCGGAGTCCCTCGTAGACTGAACTGTCTGTGGTTCCTGATAGCCCCATCTGCGCTAGGCGGGGAGGCTGTCGCGTTCGTCGGCCCAGTCGTATTCGTTGAGCGCTGCCTGAACGACGGGGATGCGGTCGGCGAGGTGTTCCCACTCGCTGGATATCTCCCGCCGCCGTGCGATTTCGTCGGCACCTTCGAGGTCGGCGATACTGCCGCGGAGTTCTCCCGGCGTCTCGACGTCGTAGGTGGCGTTCCACTCGGTGATTTTGTTGCGCATCGATTCGAGGGCATCGGTGAGCGATTCGCGGTCGTGCTCCCGTTGGAGGGAGGCGACCTCACGGTAGGTGGCCATCAACTGGTCGACACAGTAGAGGGTTTGTCCACCTTGTTCGATGCGTCGGAGGACGTTGTCCTGGACGAGTTGGTCGAGGTACTTCTGGGCAGTCTTCATCGATACCTCGGTTTCGTCGGCGACCCATGAAGCACTTCGCGGGGTTCGAAGCGTTCGGGCAGCGGCCCGAATCCGTTCGCCACGAGTCATCGACCCACTTGCGTCGTCGGTTGTGTCCGTGGTCATACTCACGAGTACACGCCACTAGAACATATATCTGATGTGGTGGAAATATATACTAAATCACATCAAATATCCCTATATCGACCCACGATTCACGACGGGGAGGATGTCACTACATATCCACTCTCTTCGTAGTCACCGTCTGTCTCGCGTCAACTCAGCCGGATATCCTCGCCGTCCCTGCCAGCCCGTTCATCCACGTGCTACTCGGATTCCGTCACTGGATGAAGCCCCACGGTCACTTCCGTTCCGCGGGGGTAATCGTCAGCGAACGAGATCTCGCCGTCGACCTGTTCGAGCACGGACGTCGCGAGGTACAGCCCTGTCCCAATCCCGGAGCGACCCTCATAGCGCCTCTCGGAATCGTTGAGCATCTCCTTTCCGTCGTCGGGAATTCCGACGCCATCAACCATAAACGCTACTGGCTGTACGCCGCTGTCGATCCTGAAACAAATGAATTACTCCACGCAAAGCTTGAAGCAACCAGAACAAACGTTCTCGCTCACGCGTTCTTTGCCGAGCTCCGCGAGAAACACGACGGTTCTGATGCGGTGTTTCTCATCGACGGCTCACACTCGTTGAAAGGCGCCTGCCGTCGTCACGGCCTCGATTTCAGATACGAAAAACACGGAAATCGGAACAGCGTCGAACGTGTCTTTCGAGAGATAAAACGTCGAACGACCAGCATCTCAAACTGTTTCAGCAACACCAACGCGGAAACTGCCGACGACTGGCTCAGATCGTTCAGCTTCGCATGGAATCAGCTTATTTGAACACTACCCCACTCCCGCGGGGTGGAGTCTGACCCTTTTTGTGAGTGGGCGTCGCTCGTTCGCGTATGCAGACCCACATCGTCCCGGTCGGGTTCGATTACGACCGGCTCATCGCGCCGCTGGTCCGCGATCAACTCGACGTCGACCGGGTCGTCCTGCTCGAGGGTGCGGTCGGCAGCGAAGCGAACGTCGAGTACTCGAAAAACCTCGCGAGCAAGCTCA
This genomic window from Natronomonas salsuginis contains:
- a CDS encoding DUF7342 family protein, whose product is MTTDTTDDASGSMTRGERIRAAARTLRTPRSASWVADETEVSMKTAQKYLDQLVQDNVLRRIEQGGQTLYCVDQLMATYREVASLQREHDRESLTDALESMRNKITEWNATYDVETPGELRGSIADLEGADEIARRREISSEWEHLADRIPVVQAALNEYDWADERDSLPA
- a CDS encoding ATP-binding protein; this translates as MVDGVGIPDDGKEMLNDSERRYEGRSGIGTGLYLATSVLEQVDGEISFADDYPRGTEVTVGLHPVTESE
- a CDS encoding universal stress protein — its product is MHILFPFRVAPSGEGALRYLVETYGDDPSVTVTAIHFTDRDPDPPADVATKEIESKSDKHAFEVETVVKRLSKETKASVRDGIIAETNARDSDLVVLGHELSSFFDRARGKRVEDRLLEECRVPVTIVPKP